A single genomic interval of Camelina sativa cultivar DH55 chromosome 11, Cs, whole genome shotgun sequence harbors:
- the LOC104723008 gene encoding leucine-rich repeat receptor-like serine/threonine-protein kinase BAM3: MADKIFTFFLILSSISLFFSSLLCSSSSTSPLNLSLIKQAKVLVSLKQSFDSYDPSLDSWNIPNFNSLCSWTGVSCDNLNQSITRLDISNLNISGTLSPVISRLSPSLVFLDVSSNSFAGELPKEIYDLSSLEVLNISSNVFEGELEPRGFTQMTQLVVLDTYDNSFNGSLPLSLTKLTRLEHLDLGGNYFDGEIPRSYGGFLCLKFLSLSGNDLRGRIPSELANITTLQQLYLGYYNDYRGGIPADFGKLINLVHLDLANCSLKGSIPAELGNLKNLEVLFLQTNELTGFIPRELGNMISLKTLDLSNNFLEGEIPLELSGLQKLQLFNLFFNRLHGEIPEFVSQLPDLQILKLWHNNFTGKIPPKLGSNGQLIEIDLSTNKLTGLIPESLCFGRRLKILILFNNFLFGPLPEDLGQCEPLWRFRLGQNFLTSRLPKGLIYLPNLSLLELQNNFLTGEIPEDEAGNERFSSLTQINLSNNRLSGPIPGSIRNLRSLQILLLGSNRFTGQVPGEIGSLKSLLKIDMSRNNFSGKFPPELGDCMSLTYLDLSHNQISGQIPVQISQIRILNYLNVSWNSLNQSLPVEIGYMKSLTSADFSHNNFSGSVPTSGQFSYFNNTSFLGNPFLCGFSSNPCNGTQNQSQSQLLNQKNAKSHGEISAKFKLFFGLGLLGFFLVFVVLAVVKNRRMRQNNPNLWKLIGFQKLGFRSEHILECVKENHVIGKGGAGIVYKGVMPNGEEVAVKKLLTITKGSSHDNGLAAEIQTLGRIRHRNIVRLLAFCSNKDVNLLVYEYMPNGSLGEVLHGKAGVFLKWETRLQIALEAAKGLCYLHHDCSPLIIHRDVKSNNILLGLEFEAHVADFGLAKFMRQDNGASECMSSIAGSYGYIAPEYAYTLRIDEKSDVYSFGVVLLELITGRKPVDNFGEEGIDIVQWSKIQTNCNRQGVVKIIDQRLSNVPLGEAMELFFVAMLCVQEHSVERPTMREVVQMISQAKQPNTF, encoded by the exons ATGGCAGACAagatcttcactttcttcctaaTCTTGTCttcaatctctctgtttttctcgtctctcctttgttcttcttcttcgacttcacCTCTTAATCTCTCACTAATTAAACAAGCCAAAGTCCTTGTCTCTCTAAAGCAAAGCTTTGATTCCTATGATCCTTCTCTTGATTCTTGGAACATTCCAAATTTCAATTCTCTCTGTTCTTGGACCGGTGTTTCTTGTGACAACTTGAATCAGTCCATTACTCGTCTAGACATCTCTAATCTCAACATCTCCGGCACTCTCTCCCCGGTAATATCCCGTCTTTCGCCGTCTCTCGTTTTCCTCGACGTGTCTTCAAACAGTTTCGCCGGTGAGCTTCCTAAAGAGATCTATGATCTCTCGAGCCTCGAGGTGTTAAACATCTCTAGCAATGTTTTTGAAGGAGAGCTTGAGCCACGTGGGTTCACTCAAATGACTCAGCTTGTGGTTCTTGACACTTACGACAACAGCTTCAACGGCTCACTTCCTCTGAGTCTGACCAAACTCACTCGTCTCGAACACTTAGATCTCGGAGGAAACTACTTCGACGGTGAGATCCCTAGAAGCTACGGAGGTTTCTTGTGTCTCAAGTTTCTATCTTTATCTGGTAATGATCTCCGTGGGAGAATCCCTAGCGAGCTAGCGAACATCACCACTCTTCAACAGCTTTACTTAGGTTACTACAACGATTACCGCGGCGGGATACCTGCAGATTTCGGGAAGTTGATCAATCTTGTTCATTTGGATTTAGCTAACTGCAGCTTGAAAGGATCAATTCCTGCAGAACTTGGGAATCTCAAGAACTTGGAGGTTCTGTTTCTTCAGACCAATGAGCTTACAGGCTTCATTCCTCGAGAGCTAGGGAACATGATAAGCCTCAAGACTCTTGATCTCTCCAACAACTTTCTAGAAGGAGAGATTCCTCTGGAGCTATCTGGTCTTCAAAAGCTTCAGTTGTTTAACCTATTCTTCAACAGATTACATGGCGAGATCCCTGAGTTCGTATCTCAGCTTCCTGATCTGCAAATACTCAAGCTTTGGCACAACAACTTCACCGGAAAGATTCCTCCTAAACTCGGATCAAACGGGCAGTTGATCGAGATCGACTTGTCTACCAATAAGCTCACAGGTTTGATCCCTGAATCACTCTGTTTCGGAAGAAGACTAAAGATTCTCATTCTCTTCAACAACTTCTTGTTCGGTCCTCTCCCTGAAGATCTTGGCCAATGCGAGCCGTTATGGAGATTTCGTCTCGGACAAAACTTTCTCACCAGTAGATTGCCAAAGGGGTTGATTTATTTGCCGAATCTTTCACTTCTTGAGCTTCAAAACAACTTCTTGACTGGAGAAATCCCTGAAGACGAGGCGGGAAATGAACGGTTTTCGAGCCTGACACAGATCAATCTATCCAATAACCGGTTGTCTGGACCGATTCCTGGTTCGATCAGAAACCTCAGGAgccttcagattcttcttctcggCTCTAACAGATTCACAGGACAGGTCCCTGGCGAAATCGGAAGTTTGAAGAGTCTTCTCAAGATTGACATGAGCAGAAACAACTTCTCAGGCAAGTTTCCTCCTGAGCTTGGTGATTGTATGTCACTCACATACTTAGATTTGAGCCATAACCAGATCTCTGGCCAGATTCCGGTTCAGATTTCGCAGATTCGGATTCTAAACTATCTGAATGTTTCTTGGAACTCCTTAAACCAAAGCCTTCCCGTCGAAATCGGATACATGAAGAGCTTAACATCAGCAGATTTCTCACACAACAACTTCTCCGGTTCAGTACCAACTTCAGGGCAATTCTCTTACTTCAACAACACGTCATTCCTCGGAAACCCTTTTCTCTGTGGGTTTTCGTCAAACCCTTGCAACGGTACCCAAAACCAATCTCAATCCCAGCTACTCAACCAGAAGAACGCAAAATCCCACGGTGAAATCTCCGCAAAATTCAAGTTGTTTTTCGGGTTAGGCCTACTAGGGTTTTTCTTGGTGTTCGTCGTTTTAGCTGTGGTCAAGAACCGGAGAATGAGACAGAACAATCCGAATCTATGGAAGCTCATAGGGTTCCAAAAGCTCGGATTCAGAAGCGAACACATTTTAGAATGTGTTAAAGAGAACCATGTGATTGGTAAAGGCGGTGCGGGGATTGTCTACAAAGGCGTAATGCCAAACGGAGAAGAGGTTGCAGTCAAGAAGCTCTTAACCATAACCAAAGGATCATCTCACGACAACGGTTTAGCAGCAGAGATTCAGACATTAGGTAGAATCCGACACAGAAACATAGTGAGATTGCTCGCTTTTTGTTCCAACAAAGACGTGAATCTCCTTGTTTACGAGTATATGCCTAATGGTAGCCTCGGAGAAGTCTTGCACGGGAAAGCTGGAGTGTTTTTAAAATGGGAAACACGGTTACAAATAGCGTTGGAGGCAGCAAAGGGGTTATGTTATCTTCACCATGATTGCTCGCCGCTTATAATTCACCGCGATGTGAAGTCAAACAACATCTTGTTGGGTCTTGAGTTTGAAGCTCATGTCGCTGATTTTGGGCTCGCTAAGTTTATGAGACAAGACAATGGAGCTTCAGAGTGTATGTCCTCGATCGCAGGCTCGTACGGCTACATTGCTCCAG AATATGCATATACACTGAGGATAGATGAGAAGAGCGATGTGTACAGCTTTGGAGTAGTGTTATTGGAGCTGATTACGGGTCGAAAACCAGTAGATAACTTTGGGGAAGAAGGGATAGACATTGTGCAATGGTCAAAGATTCAGACGAACTGTAATAGACAAGGTGTGGTGAAGATCATTGACCAGAGATTGAGCAACGTGCCATTAGGAGAAGCCATGGAACTGTTCTTTGTCGCAATGCTATGTGTTCAAGAACATAGTGTTGAGAGACCGACCATGAGAGAG
- the LOC104723009 gene encoding uncharacterized protein LOC104723009, which produces MHLWEVATLEAIGKKIGFIREVDEETGSVCVTVNGFNPIIFKLVVPFDFGDEVVVTLEYEKLLGYCDNCCRLTHEEKACQELIKVAGDQAFGNQVDNRGGLRQQGLVKQGLVHNDGGWEKPRKHVKRALDFQSYDASGVGNSGSYQQDRHQGSVWEQKRSHGSTAMGFLGGKREVQIATGEHMGHVSSFPLNRKGSGLV; this is translated from the coding sequence ATGCATCTTTGGGAGGTTGCTACTCTGGAGGCTATTGGCAAGAAGATTGGCTTTATTCGTGAAGTTGATGAAGAGACTGGTAGCGTTTGTGTTACTGTCAATGGTTTCAATCCCATTATCTTTAAGTTGGTTGTgccttttgattttggtgatgAAGTGGTAGTTACTCTTGAATACGAGAAGTTGTTGGGTTACTGTGACAACTGCTGCAGGCTTACCCACGAGGAGAAAGCTTGTCAGGAACTCATTAAGGTTGCTGGAGATCAGGCTTTTGGAAATCAAGTGGATAACCGAGGGGGTTTAAGACAACAGGGTTTAGTGAAGCAAGGGTTGGTTCACAATGATGGTGGATGGGAGAAGCCTCGAAAGCATGTTAAGAGAGCTTTGGATTTTCAATCTTATGATGCGTCTGGGGTGGGTAACTCCGGTTCTTACCAGCAGGATAGACATCAGGGTTCAGTCTGGGAACAGAAACGATCGCACGGTTCGACTGCGATGGGGTTCTTGGGCGGTAAACGTGAGGTTCAGATTGCTACTGGGGAACATATGGgacatgtttcttcttttcctcttaaCCGCAAGGGATCAGGGTTGGTTTGA
- the LOC104727888 gene encoding plasma membrane-associated cation-binding protein 1, with the protein MGYWNSKVVPKFKKLFEKNSAKKAAAAEACKTFDESKETINKEVEEKKTALQPKVVETYEATSAEVKALVRDPKEAGLKKNSAAVVKYLEELVKIEFPGSTAVKDASSTYGANYVARPITFLFEKVCVFLPEEVKTREIVVEEPTKTEEPAKTEEPVKTEETSGEKEKDIVEEIKKDETATCDIVQSVRLLCGVRFVMAQSSFLKGKAPLVRTETVKISNSVMAQRIQQFSLTLIGRLMNPSIQRMESLISTLPKIWKLEDKVVGADLGQGTFQFNFAEEADLQGVLQNGPYHFDSWMISLVK; encoded by the exons ATGGGATACTGGAATTCTAAGGTTGTTCCAAAATTCAAGAAGTTATTCGAGAAGAATAGCGCTAAGaaggctgctgctgctgaagctTGCAAGACCTTTGATGAGTCTAAG GAAACCATCAACAAGGAAGTTGAGGAGAAAAAGACAGCACTCCAACCAAAGGTCGTGGAAACCTATGAGGCCACGTCTGCCGAAGTCAAG GCTTTGGTGAGAGACCCTAAGGAGGCTGGTTTGAAGAAAAACTCAGCGGCTGTGGTGAAGTATCTCGAGGAGCTTGTCAAAATTG AATTCCCCGGATCAACGGCTGTGAAAGACGCTTCGTCTACCTATGGAGCTAACTATGTCGCAAGACCGATCACGTTCTTATTCGAGAAGGTATGCGTGTTCCTCCCTGAGGAGGTGAAGACACGAGAAATTGTGGTCGAAGAACCGACCAAAACCGAAGAGCCAGCCAAAACTGAAGAACCGGTCAAAACCGAAGAAACAAGTGGTGAGAAAGAGAAGGATATTGTTGAAGAGATTAAGAAAGACGAGACCGCTACA TGTGATATTGTCCAAAGTGTTCGGTTGTTGTGTGGTGTGAGGTTTGTTATGGCTCAATCATCGTTCCTCAAGGGTAAAGCTCCTCTGGTGCGTACAGAAACGGTGAAAATATCCAACTCAGTTATGGCTCAGAGGATCCAACAGTTTTCTCTCACACTTATTGGGAGGCTGATGAATCCATCGATTCAGAGGATGGAGTCTTTGATATCCACTCTGCCTAAGATATGGAAGCTCGAAGATAAAGTGGTGGGAGCTGACCTTGGTCAGGGTACGTTCCAGTTCAACTTTGCAGAGGAGGCTGATCTGCAAGGAGTCTTACAAAATGGTCCTTACCATTTTGATAGTTGGATGATTTCTTTGGTTAAGTAG
- the LOC104727889 gene encoding cytochrome P450 71A27, translated as MTELLRHPECMKKLQDEINSVSTHNSNVTEKEVEKMDYLHCVIKEGLRFHPSGPLLSRLSSEDVQFKGYDIAAGTQVIINAWALQRNTAIWGLDAEEYRPERHFGSNLDFNGTDSKFVPFGAGRRLCPGIGFSLALSKLTLANLVKRFNWRLEAGPAGDDKPDLAEASGIDVCRKFPLIVYPSIIHA; from the exons ATGACAGAGCTTTTGAGGCATCCAGAGTGTATGAAAAAACTACAAGATGAGATTAATTCAGTTTCGACGCATAATTCAAATGTAACGGAGAAAGAAGTTGAGAAAATGGACTATTTACACTGCGTGATCAAAGAGGGACTACGGTTTCATCCCTCTGGTCCCCTCTTGTCCAGACTATCAAGTGAAGATGTCCAGTTCAAAGGATATGACATTGCTGCAGGGACACAg GTAATAATCAATGCTTGGGCACTCCAACGGAACACTGCCATATGGGGACTTGATGCAGAAGAATATAGACCTGAAAGGCATTTTGgttcaaatttggattttaacgGTACTGATTCCAAGTTCGTTCCATTTGGAGCGGGGAGAAGACTTTGCCCCGGAATTGGATTCTCTTTGGCCTTGTCCAAATTGACACTAGCCAACCTTGTGAAACGGTTCAACTGGAGACTCGAGGCCGGACCAGCAGGAGATGATAAGCCTGATCTAGCTGAAGCATCCGGCATTGATGTTTGCCGCAAGTTTCCTCTCATTGTCTATCCATCAATTATTCACGCATGA
- the LOC104723010 gene encoding putative cytochrome P450 71A28 produces MLLHFGRVPTLVVSSADVAHDVLKTHDLKFANRPKTKAVDIIMNGGRDVAFSSYGEYWRQMKSVCTIHLLGKRMVSSFEKVREEEINIVMEKLEKASSSSLPVNLSNLLLNMSNDVICRVAMGRKYSREENTSNFEYQLRKILELLGAFPVGDYIPSLAWIDKLRGLDRKMEEVSKTFVEFLERVVQEHVDEVEKKETLDFVDILLQIQRDKTNGFELARSDIRLIILDIFLGGTTTFFTAIDWAMILLIRHPESMKKLQEEIRMYTRNKLYVSEEEVENMKYLKAVIKEVLRLHPPGPLLIPRLLSEDVKLKGYDIAAGTMVFINAWAIHRDTAKWGPDAEEFKPERHLDLPLDFRGQDFNFIPFGSGRRLCPAIDFATTLIEVALANFVYRFNWKVENRPLGDDDEYYLAETTGIEVCRKFPLIAFPASTLSKV; encoded by the exons ATGCTCCTTCACTTCGGCCGTGTCCCTACCCTCGTTGTCTCATCCGCTGACGTAGCTCATGACGTCTTGAAAACACACGACCTTAAGTTTGCCAACCGTCCTAAAACCAAAGCTGTCGATATAATTATGAACGGCGGGCGAGATGTGGCCTTTTCCTCCTACGGCGAATATTGGAGACAGATGAAG AGTGTGTGTACTATCCATCTCCTCGGTAAGCGAATGGTTAGTTCCTTTGAGAaagtaagagaagaagagataaatatAGTGATGGAGAAGCTTGAGAAagcaagctcttcttctttgccgGTAAATCTAAGTAATTTACTCCTTAATATGTCAAACGATGTGATATGTAGAGTTGCTATGGGAAGAAAGTATAGCCGCGAGGAAAACACTAGCAATTTTGAATACCAATTGAGAAAAATCTTGGAGCTTCTAGGCGCTTTCCCGGTCGGAGATTACATCCCTAGTTTGGCTTGGATAGATAAACTCCGCGGTTTGGATCGTAAAATGGAAGAGGTAAGCAAAACGTTTGTGGAGTTTCTCGAACGAGTGGTTCAAGAACATGTAGATGAAGTTGAGAAGAAAGAGACATtagattttgttgatatattgtTACAAATTCAAAGAGACAAGACAAATGGATTCGAGCTTGCTAGAAGCGACATCAGACTCATCATTTTG GATATTTTCTTAGGAGGAACAACAACATTTTTCACGGCCATTGACTGGGCAATGATACTTCTAATAAGACATCCAGAGTCTATGAAAAAACTCCAAGAAGAGATCCGAATGTATACGAGAAATAAGTTATAtgtatcagaagaagaagttgagaataTGAAATACCTAAAAGCTGTGATTAAAGAAGTCCTTCGACTACATCCCCCAGGCCCATTGTTAATTCCCAGACTACTAAGTGAAGATGTCAAACTAAAGGGTTATGATATTGCGGCCGGCACAATG GTATTCATCAACGCTTGGGCCATTCATCGAGACACCGCAAAATGGGGACCAGATGCAGAAGAGTTTAAGCCAGAGAGGCATTTGGATTTACCACTAGACTTTCGAGGACAAGACTTCAACTTCATTCCATTCGGATCGGGAAGAAGGTTATGTCCTGCCATAGACTTTGCAACAACTTTAATTGAAGTGGCGTTGGCAAACTTTGTGTACCGGTTTAACTGGAAAGTCGAGAATAGACCacttggagatgatgatgagtacTATCTAGCTGAAACAACCGGT